From the genome of Ziziphus jujuba cultivar Dongzao chromosome 4, ASM3175591v1:
GCGATTGTgggatgttttattttatttttttttccttttttatgtgGTTTTTGTTATTCAAATATACTTACAGAGAGTGTCATTGACTTGGAATCTGTTTCTTTCAGCCCAGCGAGTGAAATTCTCAGAAGGATTCAAAACCCAACCATCTTTTCCACCAACATTGAACTTGTAAGCTTGAGATGAGCCAATCATTATCAGAAACTCCATGAAAATCACAGACAAGACTAATCCAAGAACTCTCTTAGACCCCATTTTgtacaacaagaaaaagaaaaaaaatgataataacacACAAAGTGAAAGagaattagagagagagagagagagagagagagagagagagagagatgataaGTAGAAGCAAGTGGCGaagatatatatagagagagatgaGAAATGACCGTTGTAAAACATGCAACAAAAAAGCCGAGGAAATATGTTTTGGAAacacaattaaaaatatatatccatatatatatatatatatataataattataacaaatttgcattttatggaaatttgtatacgtttttataaaaattacagCAAAAACACAGGCGTTTTGGTCCAGAAAGTACACTTTATTGTTTCACACGCCGAATGACAAATATTTACACGTAGCAACATGCGAGAAACATAACGGGTAGTCTCTGCAAatgctttaaaaattaaaattttgtacaaattaattaattaatattaaaaaagaggTTTTACTTTTTGTCTTTATGTATTGTATATGAACCAAACTAGGGGCCTGGATTTCTGGCACctggatttaaaatttatataaatataaaactactcagaaaccccttttttttttttttttcttaactccaagaattatatatacatttaaatttaagaatttCAAGAAGAAAATATGCCGTTGTTGTGAACTGTTAAAATTTATGAGGTGGTTCTTTGTACTaaggtttttgattatttttttggataaataatcataaccattaaaagaatataattCTGCTAATTATAGAAGATAATAAATTACaatcaattataaatttaaaatttttgactttccatttttaaattacaattggATTAAATTATCTCAATGGCAATaattatttgtccaaaaaaaattagtcaaaaaCCTTAATATAAGCAAACCTTAtccaaaatttatttcaataaaattatatattttcctttttttttttttttgagatttaCGGGTTCATGGATTCATggagaatattaaaaaaatcaaattttatcaattaatttttttgataaacaaattatatcaattaattaaatgtaacgaaataaatagtaaatatcCTCTCGATATAAGGAATATATAACTAGAAATCAACTACTGGATAACAATATTCTAAATATAATTGAAAAGGTAAATTTAATGTTCAGAATGAAAAaagtttcctttctttctttcttctttttttttttttttttttttttgttggttttgctTGCACATTTTCATTTTACCATTTtgaatcatattattttttgtttttctattaatttaaaaaatctttcACATTGctcttaaattatttatttatttatttatttgtcagtTATGCAATTATATCTaacaaatttggtaaaattaacaataggtcgtgtaaataataataataaacaacgaCTTACATGagggttatttatttaattatttatttttaaaaaaacatcacATAAATTGTACAAGATTAGTTTCATCAAATTCATATCAGTGAAAGGATTAgactaaattataaaattaaaataaagtaaaatagttCAAATTTTAAACGATAATGTGAGAGTTTCTGTAGTTTGGAAGGCAGGAAGCAAAGTGTCAAATGTGTTAGTTTAATGAGAAAAATGTAATtaccctttttattattatttttttcttgggaacaatggaaaaattaaacaatttttaaatgtttttttattttattttatgatttttttttcttgtctccAAATAGATATTAATGTTTTGTTTGACCATATAATAAAAACTACTTAaaaggcaaacaaaaaaaattaattggtcattaataaaaattaagaacaaTCTATTAAAGTTGTATAACAAAAATTCactctttaattttaaatctgGTTGAAAAAAAGCACTCTTTTATTTAACAAAAGATGCTTTTTAGTTTGGTAGAAAACCATGCACATATGCTTCTTCACATTATTTTTCAACGTATATTGCTAATTACTCATTTGGCCGgttgataataattaaatacatgcaAGTATATCTTATCCTTTTGATAATTAAGCTTAATTATCAGTTTCCAATTCCattaatttcttaatatataataaaatgccTTGCGCTGAAATAATGAAggcttttattttgcattaatttCTTAGTTTTGAACAAATCTAAAAAGGTTACACATTACAGGTATAAGATGTAGGAAAAGAAGGAGCAAGAAACGGACAtaaatataatacatatttaatttatttttaattagaccTTAATTGCTTAACTAACCACAAAAATTACTCATAAATATTACCTCAACACCTTCTATACTTttcatctttctctttctttcaatCTGTCATGAAAATTATTcagtatttttgtttaattctttTTGTGAGCTTTTCTTGTATGGTGACCACAGAGTCAACACCGTACAGAAACACAAATTGGAGTCCAATCCAGTATTTGTCAAGTATGGAGGATTCGGATGAAATATTAATGGAGGAGATGGAAATGAtaggtagaagaagaagaagaagtttagATGAAGAAGGGAGAACTTTCATAAGCTATGGAGCTCTAAAAGGAGATATTGTTCCATGCAATCTTCCTGGTTCTTCTTATTATGATTGTGGTAGATCTGGTGAGGCTAATCCATATAGGCGTGCCTGCACTGCCATTACCAACTGTGCTAGACAAACTGATTGAATTCACAgtcattttccatttttctttttgtttaacaAGTTTTCATCTTTCATTTTAGACACAATCCAGTTGCAAAGTTATTTTCTTCTTGGATAATAATCTTAAATCAGTCCACTTTCTTTTataactaaaattttatatatgtatacattatGATGATTCGGTTAATTACTTTTTGTCTTATcattttagaaataatttaatcgCAAAGTTACTATCTTCTTAGACAATAATCTTGAATCAGAATCCACTTTGTTTTATAATTAACTTCACTTTCCCTTCTTTATTAGTGCAGCTGAGAAAGTCCATTTTGTTTCATAACTTCCTTTTCTGTCTTTATTAATACTCAATAGAGCTGAGAaagtttatgtatataaattattatgctTCGGTtaaataaagtttgtaaaatATTTAGATACCTATTGATTTGCCCATGTTCTATTTTTAGCTTATCGTTAGGTACCATTAGTTATTAAATTCTTTCACAGAGAAAGCACGTatgataagagaaaaataaaacgcatatatttggagaaaaatttaagTTAGAGTCTATGTTTTCTGTTTAACCCAATAAGCAATTTAGCAAATGCTAGGTGAAAGATAAATTCACATATGTTTGAACTAAATAAAGTGAAATTAATGGTTGAAATCAATATGATTTGATGTTTTCCCAACCGTTTCTCCTTGAGCAAGTACTGTGACAGATTCTTCAACATCTTTCATGcaccattatttttttcaaagcaGATATTCTCTCAttctaaaaattagaaaaagagaaataaaataaataaataaaaaagttctgaacaaccaaaatattataatatttacaattatatattcaaaattatgTACATTTGAAAATAGATTCCACCAGATATAAATGTGCATATAATTCAAAATTATGTACATTTGGAAATATTGCAAAATTATCAAGACCAAACCGAGCATTAAATTTCCAACAAGGACTCAATTGTCCTAAATCCATGATTCTGTGGAAGAGGAGCATTTCCTGGCCGGATGGACATCATCACTTCCAAACCTGAAACATCAATCATATACTCATTCTATCATTGATTTTAGATTGCTTATGTGTAATTTACTCAAGTAAGCTTCTATCACTCATtgttttggtttgagaaacctaTAAAGTTCTCTCATTTGTTAGGCTCAATTTGCAGTTTCAAAGTTTCAAGCTAGAATTGTGAACTCCGTAGAAGAGTTGCATACAGAGTCACAGACACTAACGTACAAGGAAACCTGCTAATGACATGATCAATTTGTCCCTGCTAATAACATAGCTTACCGGGTCTACCAAGGAATAAAAGGATCCATTTCAGCAGAAATAACTAGTAACTACAAGGCTATGCATTTCAACCGTAAGTAACAGATTACCTGCATCCCTTGCAGCTGAAGCTTCTTGGAAGATATCGGTCACAAACAAAATGTTTGTCGGCTTATCTACTCCCACCATTCGCAAAATCTCTAAGTAACTACGAATTTCCTCTTTGTTTCTGCAGATAAGATTCAAGAGACAGAATTTTAGTTTAACATATTAAGAATCGATATCTGCAAACAAAGATGCATGTATAGAACTCACCCTACTGTGGTATCAAAATATCCGCAGAAGTACTTTCTCAAGTCCCCATAATTAGAATTTGCAAGAAGTTGCTGTGCTTCTCTACTATCACTACAATATATGTACACCTTAAACAAGGAACATTAACAGTTTAAGCACTCTATATTTCTTCTTAAGTACAACCCAAACAAAGCTGAAACTGTCACCgagaaaattttttgaaaacaaattcatGATCACCAGGCTAATTATTTTGCAACCATAGAACAGGTAAAACTATTGGGTTACATAAAAACATTATTCCCTTTCACATGCAGGGCGCAAGAGATGTTCCAATCTTGATAAGcatttaattccataaattgAAATTGACTTTTCAAGAAATGGAAAGAGAGGCAAAAAGCAAAAAGCAAAATGATCCAGTTAAACAATGTAATACCTTAATGCCTGAATTTTGCCACCTTTCAAGAGCTTCTGCAACATCATCGAATACAACACCCACCAACTGATTTCTCTGAAATCCAGTTCTACATATATGACCCTGCATAcattgaaaaatttatttagaatgATAGACTACAAAGTGAAGCACATAACTTTTATCCGTATGTAACTTACTTGCAGTTGTTTCAGTGCAGCGACTTTCCTGCCATTCTTGATCATTGCTACTACATTTTCAACTACAGAACCAATAACTAACTCTTTCCCAACATAATCTGGAGGAATTGGCACAGCACCAGTAATACCTCGTTCCAAATCAGTCTCAATCTGTCAAAGAAAGGAATATCTTTTGCTTAgttgaatttatttaataaagttGATCTCCTCACCTCTCctcataaaagagaaaatataataatggaaAAGCAGTAATTATAAGAACAGAAtgttggacaaaataaccatttaTAAGAACATATATAAGGGAATGATGCATATGCAAATTTATTGTTTGAATCTTGCAATAAAAACTATGACAGCAACAATACTAATGGTCCTACCAGCTGACCACCAAGATGAAGGAAACCACAAAACCTCATCTCTATAGGTTAATAGGTAAAGAAACATTTATTTAGAGCCAAAACAAAGGAGAAAAATAAGAATGTATGCAATCTCTCTTAGGATCATCCAACCATGCAAATATACTGGAAGAGAAAACCTATGAGCAGGTTGGAATGCGTTGCTAATGAAACCAGAAGCTCATAAGAGAATTCTCACCAGAGCTTAGAACATAGGTTGTTCAACTCAAAGATGCAACAAAGCAGATGGCATGGAAGGATCAAAAGAATCTTACTTGAGAGCGCAGCAAACTAATATCAATTTGAGTTTCTTCACTGTCATAGGTTGCCGCTAAATGCTTTTCCACATTATCATGGGTGTATGGAAAAAGAACATCACTTATAAATGATATAGGAATTATTGTGCCTTCAATGTCAAGAAGTATACAATGCTGCATAAGAAACAGCAAAAAAAATCATAAGATTCTACCATTTAAATAAGAAAGGAAACAATCTCCTATCATGCCTCGTAAAAGGGGTATAGATATTAGAAACTAGACACCAAAGAAATGCAATGACACACCAGGTccgaattttcttatttttgtagaGAACAATATAAACTTACTTGGGATGGCTCAGTCATGTAATTTAAACTGAGAGGCCCTGCCTTCAGAGCTCTGTTGTAATTCCCACCGCATCCCCTAAATCCATTAACATTGCAAATAGGACCATGACTTGGAGTGGTCCAGTCCAACCCTGACTGGTGAAGCTTGATAGCGGCATCAAAGAGATAATGGTAGCATTCAGCCTGATAAACTTATGAATTAGAGTAAAAGCATGACAAAGAAATGTAATAATTGTTGCCAATAAATATGGACTCATATATTCATGGCTACTTCACAATATTATGGCAAATGAATGTAGACCTGGGGAGGATGATTGATAATTTAAGAATTCAatggaataaaaaatgaagatacCACGGTGTTAATATGAAATGTAGGAGAACTAGTTAGTAGGAGGCAGTTTGACTCAATGatgtaattgtaaatataaacaaaactaCGCCTCCCAACTAAAATCAGAAAGCAAAGTTGGCAGTTGCCTGACACAGTGCCACTCGAAGATTATTCAAACCAAGTAGAAGCCTTCCAACTACAATCAGAAAGCAAAGTTGGTAGTTGCTTGACACAGTGACACTCGAAGATTATTCAAACCAAGTAGAAATGAAAAGTTGAAAGAGAGTAATAAGCTCAATAAAGTATTTTTTGTGTTCttgaaaatatacaaaaagaagGTTTAAACAGATGGCAACCccttatggggaaaaaaaaaaaaaaaaaaaaaaaaaaaaaagatcatgcATGGTCACCCTAAAGGCTAAAACTAGGACCAACTGGTGATTAACCTAAACTAAAAGCaaactatttatcaaaaaattaattaactaggGTCAACATTTTGTCctcataattttcattttattcaatttttattgattttgatatttctacTGACATTGATATTTTCATCCATCATACCAAACATGACACATATGGAACATGAAACCGGCAAAACGGAACTCCCATGCTCCCCCAGCATGATATTTATGACTATTTAATTACAGTCAAATATTACAACCTTCTAATCAAACTATTATCAACTTTATAATGTTACTAACCTTGCCATCCACAAGGAATTCAGCATCCATATAGGCAGGTTAGAGGTTTCAATACGGTTTTCATGAAAAGTCAACAAGGAATTCAGCATCCATATATGCAGGTTAGAGATATCAGAAAGgttttcaccaaaaataaatactcAAGAATCAAGCCTCCTAAATCCTTGGGAACCATATAGCTTGGTATGAATAAACTTCTTTGGGTCAATTTTCACAAGTTACGTTTCTAAGATAAAATCATCTACCTGAGTTTTTGCACTAATCCATGAGCCGCCCCATATAAACACCCCATGATTGCGAACTAGTACAGCAGTTGTTTTGGGGTAAATACTGATctgtaaaaatacaattaactcACATATGGAAACCCTTTTTCATGACAAAATAAGGATGTAAATTAGATAACAATAAGCAAagggaccccaaaaaaaaaaaaaaaaaaaaaaaaaaaactccatatcataacatatcaaAGTTTCAACTGTTGATGGGAGTCAACAAAACTTAAGGAACAACAAAGGCAAAAATACAACCAAAATACCTGAGCGTATGATTGTGTACATGTCACTCATTTCATGCAGATTCAAACCAAAACAAGGAGTGTCGCTCATTTCATGCAGATTCACACCAAAAGAAGAAGGGGTTTTACAATGATGAAATACAATGTTTGGTTCTTGCAATAGCAAGAAGTAGAAGTAATTACTTATCATACTTGACAAATACTTCATTGAATTGGGTTTAACTATAACAAGTAATAGACACTACCAAACATATCTTCAGTCCTTCCAATGAGTAGGTCTTTTTCACATAAGATTAAAATCCTACAAAACCTATATAATATACACTGACAGAAGTCTGTCTTTTCAAATTAATACATTGCCCATTCTACTCTCTTATTTACCTTCACCAACCTTTCTATTTTACAAGTATATTTAGCTTAAAATCCTTTAGTTTCTTTAAAATTAACTCCACCTCTCAATCTCAagaactttttttctttcaaaaagttTACATTATTCCTTAATGGAGATTATGCACATCTCTTCTGGGGCACTGTGACAGTCTGCAATCAAATTCACTACAATGCAGAAGATTTCCACTAActtttcaaaattacaaattataatAGCATATTATTAGCCTCATCCATCATACAAGGACAGTTCATTCATGGGGAAAATAACTCAAAACCAATGCAAAAAAAGTTATTTGTTCAAAGCATTTATTCCCAAATACtggcaataaaataaatagatggcAGAACCATTTGCAAAGTCATGGACAAAAGAAACATACAGCTTCAACTAGGGACTCTATGAGTTCCCCTTCATGGGCAGCGTTCTCAATTATTGGGACCACAAGCTCATCATGATAACTGTGCCCCTGAATTCCTTTTATCATCTCCATATGAGTGATCTGAGAAATTAAAAGGCAATCTCAGATGTTAAAATgagataaaaagaataaaagaatggCATAGATGAACCtagatttcaaatttcaagacATATAAGAAATTAGTTTTTATGCCATCTTTTAATAATAGACAAATATAATGTTTgcatatcaattatcatacgAAGGGAATGTTTAGTGAATACATGTATGCTTTGATGTAAACAATTACTTCCCGTTGAGctctttttaaaacaaaaatatcctATCAAATAGATTAATATTTCAAATTGATCGTGCACAGAATATGACACTAGAACCTGATCAAGTTACTTTTACACTAAAGGTTGAGAATTCTATTCTTTTACTTCTAAAGCTAGCACTAGTACAGAATTATTTCAAtactaaaataattaagatatttattgtatttaataACAAGGTTAAGATATTTGTAAGATGGTGTTCAAGTAAatctagaaaagaaaataaaactaacaattttgtatttttcaaaCCACAATTATATATTGCgaaataaatccaaaatttcacaaacacATAAGTTATAAAATTTGTCCATAGATAATTGCTTAAGATAATGGTCATTACATGATAGACAATCTGTGAAAAAGTATGGAATaaactacaagaaaggtaaaagaagaaattgaaaCTAGAATTTTTACTCAATAGTATAAATTTTGGGGTTCAAATGATTACTCGGAACTCCTTTGATAAAGGGTTAATCAATGTTACAATACAAGACTCCATTCCATGGCTGTGAATAACAGCCCCTGCATCACACATCTCAAAAACCTGAAGAATAGGAAAAGATGGATACacaattaaaaagcaaaaacaaactaAGCAAGAAATGgcaatataaatatcaaatcaacccaaaaatattttatgcttaGGTAGAAGTGACAATTTTCAGCAGATTCTAACTATTAAATCACACTCTCAAGTAGCTCTAGAACAAAAAACACTTCACCTCTGATGCAGGTGCTTAATATAAACACTAGAAAAGTAAATGAGGATATAGAAAATGCAGACAATTTGACAAATAAATGCAAGTTTACATACACTCCTCAAAATGAAATTCATTATCAGACAcctaaaaggaaataaatagcATTACCAgccattttcattaattttacaGTTCAACCACTATAATTCATCTCtgcagcattttttttttttttttttttttaaaagaagggaaaaataaacacaaagagagaaaggaagacCATAGACATAAATCATCTAAAAAAACTAGTATAAGCTCAACAACAtctgaaacaaaaacaaaagattaaTGATTCGGATGAAGtaaagaatttttatattggaTCTCAGGTCcctaaatatttgcattctgCTTTAGCTCAATTCAAAAGGCTTTGCACTAGTTCATGtccaacatatataaaaatgcaacaaagaagggCAAAAATCACACGGTAAGGCATTCAGGAATTTTGAGGGAGACCACAACATGTAGCATTGCAAGGTTATTCTGAGTAATACTCTTCCTGAGCAATGGCAAGATTAACAATTGCAACAACATTAAAGCAAGAAAAACTATTTCCCTAACAGTTACTCACAATGatgttgagaaaaataattgaattcATGATCTAAACCACTATTGCCTTCAATTACAAGACCAAACAAAGCCATTACACTGCATGgacaaaagagaaaatataaattccCCTGAAGACACAGAACTTTACCTTCATGAAGAGAGGAGCACAATCAGTACACTGGGGAGGCATATGAGGGTAAGCCTTGAGGACAGGAGCCAATAATATAAATCCATCTGAAGATAGCACATACATGTCCTCAGTAACCATTCTTTCCTTCTGAACACCTGCATAAGATATAGATATTCTCAAAAAAGAATTTGCTAACAACAAAACTTAGTCTTATTTTTTGGTTCACCAATGCTTTACGAGTTAGAATTGAGGTAGATGATACAATACTAAGCTATTCTTGCACACCCAGGTCAGTATGCTATTTGATTTCACACTCTCGCCATACTAATTTAACAAAGAGACAAAGTTCCAGTGCCATCAACTTCCCTACACCCTCAAAACTAGAATCTAAAAAGGATAATAAGGTTAGCACGCTAATCTAAAAATGTCCAAACCCAACTGGTTTTCCCACACCCTGACATCCAAATGGTTAAAAGGATTGAGGTAGTTAATACCAACTTACAAGTGCAAGGAATTGAGGTAGATGATACACTACTAAACTGTTCTTGCATACCCAAATAAGTATGCTGTTTGATTTGACACTCTTGCCATACTCATTTAACAAAGAAACATAATTCCAGTCCCATCAACTTTCCTAACCCTCAAAACTAGAATCTGAAATGGATAATAAGGTTAGCATGCTGATCTAAAAATGTTCAAACCCAATGGGTTTTCCCACACCCTAACATCTAAATAGTTAAAAGGATTGGGGTAGTGAATACCAGCTTGTATACCAAGTGCAAAGAACCCCCATATAGAAACTACAAAAGACCTGAAAACAGAAGACAAATATTACATGCACTTGTGCAGCAGACCTATGCATGTATGCACCTGTGTTGTGCTCAtcacatagagagagagagagagagagagagagagagagagagagaacgaaTACCAGATGGGGAAGTGACAATGAGTTGTGAAGGCTTAGGAATGGCATCATCATGGACCTTGATGGCAATGCTGCCTCCCGTACCAGAAAACCACCCCAGAGTGTAGAAATGACGGCACAGCTCCGCTGCCAAAGCCCTTGTATCAGTCACTGCTTTTCTCTCCAAATACGCCTGAGAAGACCCTGTTCCTGCAACGCCGTTCTGGACCATTGGTTCCGATAGTGTTGTCAATGTAGTGGCCACACCGCCTGAGGACCCCATCTTCTTGCCTTCCACATAACGCCAGAGATTCAGAATCAGTTCAGCAAACATCTCAAACTTCCAAAAC
Proteins encoded in this window:
- the LOC107417426 gene encoding probable bifunctional methylthioribulose-1-phosphate dehydratase/enolase-phosphatase E1 2 isoform X4, with product MEAQEHNEHTQEKKMLPPPVGTFQTREELIKHVRDFALTQGYMVSIRDSSKDRYVTLACDRGGVYRKRLKTGENLRKRKSESRLTNCSFEVVGKKDDDIWILSIKNGVHNHEASNDTSDHPSCRRFSEEEVKIIRELTAAGKRPRQILKALRQKNPNLVSDSRNVYNVKAKIRREMVSGKKMGSSGGVATTLTTLSEPMVQNGVAGTGSSQAYLERKAVTDTRALAAELCRHFYTLGWFSGTGGSIAIKVHDDAIPKPSQLIVTSPSGVQKERMVTEDMYVLSSDGFILLAPVLKAYPHMPPQCTDCAPLFMKITHMEMIKGIQGHSYHDELVVPIIENAAHEGELIESLVEAISIYPKTTAVLVRNHGVFIWGGSWISAKTQAECYHYLFDAAIKLHQSGLDWTTPSHGPICNVNGFRGCGGNYNRALKAGPLSLNYMTEPSQHCILLDIEGTIIPISFISDVLFPYTHDNVEKHLAATYDSEETQIDISLLRSQIETDLERGITGAVPIPPDYVGKELVIGSVVENVVAMIKNGRKVAALKQLQGHICRTGFQRNQLVGVVFDDVAEALERWQNSGIKVYIYCSDSREAQQLLANSNYGDLRKYFCGYFDTTVGNKEEIRSYLEILRMVGVDKPTNILFVTDIFQEASAARDAGLEVMMSIRPGNAPLPQNHGFRTIESLLEI
- the LOC107417426 gene encoding probable bifunctional methylthioribulose-1-phosphate dehydratase/enolase-phosphatase E1 2 isoform X1, translated to MEAQEHNEHTQEKKMLPPPVGTFQTREELIKHVRDFALTQGYMVSIRDSSKDRYVTLACDRGGVYRKRLKTGENLRKRKSESRLTNCSFEVVGKKDDDIWILSIKNGVHNHEASNDTSDHPSCRRFSEEEVKIIRELTAAGKRPRQILKALRQKNPNLVSDSRNVYNVKAKIRREMVSGKKMGSSGGVATTLTTLSEPMVQNGVAGTGSSQAYLERKAVTDTRALAAELCRHFYTLGWFSGTGGSIAIKVHDDAIPKPSQLIVTSPSGVQKERMVTEDMYVLSSDGFILLAPVLKAYPHMPPQCTDCAPLFMKVFEMCDAGAVIHSHGMESCIVTLINPLSKEFRITHMEMIKGIQGHSYHDELVVPIIENAAHEGELIESLVEAISIYPKTTAVLVRNHGVFIWGGSWISAKTQAECYHYLFDAAIKLHQSGLDWTTPSHGPICNVNGFRGCGGNYNRALKAGPLSLNYMTEPSQHCILLDIEGTIIPISFISDVLFPYTHDNVEKHLAATYDSEETQIDISLLRSQIETDLERGITGAVPIPPDYVGKELVIGSVVENVVAMIKNGRKVAALKQLQGHICRTGFQRNQLVGVVFDDVAEALERWQNSGIKVYIYCSDSREAQQLLANSNYGDLRKYFCGYFDTTVGNKEEIRSYLEILRMVGVDKPTNILFVTDIFQEASAARDAGLEVMMSIRPGNAPLPQNHGFRTIESLLEI
- the LOC107417426 gene encoding probable bifunctional methylthioribulose-1-phosphate dehydratase/enolase-phosphatase E1 2 isoform X2 — its product is MEAQEHNEHTQEKKMLPPPVGTFQTREELIKHVRDFALTQGYMVSIRDSSKDRYVTLACDRGGVYRKRLKTGENLRKRKSESRLTNCSFEVVGKKDDDIWILSIKNGVHNHEASNDTSDHPSCRRFSEEEVKIIRELTAAGKRPRQILKALRQKNPNLVSDSRNVYNVKAKIRREMVSGKKMGSSGGVATTLTTLSEPMVQNGVAGTGSSQAYLERKAVTDTRALAAELCRHFYTLGWFSGTGGSIAIKVHDDAIPKPSQLIVTSPSGVQKERMVTEDMYVLSSDGFILLAPVLKAYPHMPPQCTDCAPLFMKVFEMCDAGAVIHSHGMESCIVTLINPLSKEFRITHMEMIKGIQGHSYHDELVVPIIENAAHEGELIESLVEAISIYPKTTAVLVRNHGVFIWGGSWISAKTQLHQSGLDWTTPSHGPICNVNGFRGCGGNYNRALKAGPLSLNYMTEPSQHCILLDIEGTIIPISFISDVLFPYTHDNVEKHLAATYDSEETQIDISLLRSQIETDLERGITGAVPIPPDYVGKELVIGSVVENVVAMIKNGRKVAALKQLQGHICRTGFQRNQLVGVVFDDVAEALERWQNSGIKVYIYCSDSREAQQLLANSNYGDLRKYFCGYFDTTVGNKEEIRSYLEILRMVGVDKPTNILFVTDIFQEASAARDAGLEVMMSIRPGNAPLPQNHGFRTIESLLEI
- the LOC107417426 gene encoding probable bifunctional methylthioribulose-1-phosphate dehydratase/enolase-phosphatase E1 2 isoform X5 — protein: MEAQEHNEHTQEKKMLPPPVGTFQTREELIKHVRDFALTQGYMVSIRDSSKDRYVTLACDRGGVYRKRLKTGENLRKRKSESRLTNCSFEVVGKKDDDIWILSIKNGVHNHEASNDTSDHPSCRRFSEEEVKIIRELTAAGKRPRQILKALRQKNPNLVSDSRNVYNVKAKIRREMVSGKKMGSSGGVATTLTTLSEPMVQNGVAGTGSSQAYLERKAVTDTRALAAELCRHFYTLGWFSGTGGSIAIKVHDDAIPKPSQLIVTSPSGVQKERMVTEDMYVLSSDGFILLAPVLKAYPHMPPQCTDCAPLFMKITHMEMIKGIQGHSYHDELVVPIIENAAHEGELIESLVEAAECYHYLFDAAIKLHQSGLDWTTPSHGPICNVNGFRGCGGNYNRALKAGPLSLNYMTEPSQHCILLDIEGTIIPISFISDVLFPYTHDNVEKHLAATYDSEETQIDISLLRSQIETDLERGITGAVPIPPDYVGKELVIGSVVENVVAMIKNGRKVAALKQLQGHICRTGFQRNQLVGVVFDDVAEALERWQNSGIKVYIYCSDSREAQQLLANSNYGDLRKYFCGYFDTTVGNKEEIRSYLEILRMVGVDKPTNILFVTDIFQEASAARDAGLEVMMSIRPGNAPLPQNHGFRTIESLLEI
- the LOC107417426 gene encoding probable bifunctional methylthioribulose-1-phosphate dehydratase/enolase-phosphatase E1 2 isoform X3; protein product: MEAQEHNEHTQEKKMLPPPVGTFQTREELIKHVRDFALTQGYMVSIRDSSKDRYVTLACDRGGVYRKRLKTGENLRKRKSESRLTNCSFEVVGKKDDDIWILSIKNGVHNHEASNDTSDHPSCRRFSEEEVKIIRELTAAGKRPRQILKALRQKNPNLVSDSRNVYNVKAKIRREMVSGKKMGSSGGVATTLTTLSEPMVQNGVAGTGSSQAYLERKAVTDTRALAAELCRHFYTLGWFSGTGGSIAIKVHDDAIPKPSQLIVTSPSGVQKERMVTEDMYVLSSDGFILLAPVLKAYPHMPPQCTDCAPLFMKVFEMCDAGAVIHSHGMESCIVTLINPLSKEFRITHMEMIKGIQGHSYHDELVVPIIENAAHEGELIESLVEAAECYHYLFDAAIKLHQSGLDWTTPSHGPICNVNGFRGCGGNYNRALKAGPLSLNYMTEPSQHCILLDIEGTIIPISFISDVLFPYTHDNVEKHLAATYDSEETQIDISLLRSQIETDLERGITGAVPIPPDYVGKELVIGSVVENVVAMIKNGRKVAALKQLQGHICRTGFQRNQLVGVVFDDVAEALERWQNSGIKVYIYCSDSREAQQLLANSNYGDLRKYFCGYFDTTVGNKEEIRSYLEILRMVGVDKPTNILFVTDIFQEASAARDAGLEVMMSIRPGNAPLPQNHGFRTIESLLEI